From one Leifsonia soli genomic stretch:
- a CDS encoding sigma-70 family RNA polymerase sigma factor, with protein MNRNERNTLVVENLPLVGYLVSDLCSRATHLSRDDLASAGAVALVMAADAYDATTGVPFGAYARTRIVGALADELRASDWATRSARKRIKETLAVRESLTAALGRTPSVDEIANALGVDRETAAAGLADASRTVTALDETIEPLLVSETVGPEDSLLAGEQTAYVRAAVAALPDRMRSIVEAIYFDDRTVTEIAEELGITHSAVSQQRSEAIRLMREGMATHYADEGDPVIIEAKTSQARRSAYLARLAQHAVAGVSRLSPTSPSSARAS; from the coding sequence GTGAACCGGAACGAACGCAACACGCTCGTCGTGGAGAACCTGCCGCTCGTCGGCTATCTGGTCTCCGACCTGTGCTCCCGCGCCACCCACCTGTCGCGCGACGACCTGGCCTCGGCCGGGGCCGTCGCCCTGGTCATGGCGGCGGACGCCTACGACGCCACCACCGGCGTCCCGTTCGGTGCGTACGCACGGACCCGCATCGTCGGTGCGCTCGCCGACGAACTGCGCGCATCCGACTGGGCCACCCGCTCCGCTCGCAAACGCATCAAGGAGACGCTGGCGGTCCGGGAGAGCCTGACGGCGGCCCTCGGGCGCACGCCGAGCGTCGACGAGATCGCGAACGCGCTCGGTGTGGACCGCGAGACGGCCGCGGCCGGCCTGGCCGACGCCTCCCGCACGGTGACCGCGCTCGACGAGACCATCGAACCGCTGCTCGTCTCGGAGACCGTCGGCCCGGAGGACTCGCTGCTGGCCGGCGAGCAGACCGCGTACGTCCGCGCCGCGGTCGCCGCCCTCCCCGACCGGATGAGGTCGATCGTCGAGGCGATCTACTTCGACGACCGCACGGTGACCGAGATCGCGGAGGAACTGGGCATCACCCACTCGGCCGTCTCGCAGCAGCGCTCGGAGGCCATCCGCCTCATGCGCGAGGGCATGGCCACCCACTACGCCGACGAGGGCGACCCCGTCATCATCGAGGCGAAGACCTCCCAAGCCCGGCGCAGCGCCTACCTGGCGCGTCTCGCGCAGCACGCGGTCGCGGGCGTCTCGCGCCTCTCCCCCACGTCCCCGAGCTCTGCCCGGGCGTCCTGA
- the flgN gene encoding flagellar export chaperone FlgN — protein sequence MAASELSAQLWKERELLELLLFKLEEEQLLLIAGKSRWISHATREVEQVIERMRAVGLARTVEVAALAEEWGLDQDATLRELATGAPDGIWSDIFGSHLAAMTELTAQIAEVRDTNERLLREAARSTQETLSSLSGAGEDPGVYGAGGAGRAGDTARFFDTEA from the coding sequence ATGGCCGCGAGCGAACTCTCTGCGCAGCTCTGGAAGGAACGCGAGCTCCTCGAGCTCCTGCTGTTCAAGCTGGAGGAGGAGCAGCTGCTGCTGATCGCGGGCAAGTCCCGCTGGATCTCGCACGCCACCCGCGAAGTCGAGCAGGTCATCGAGCGGATGCGCGCCGTCGGTCTTGCCCGGACGGTCGAGGTCGCCGCGCTGGCCGAGGAGTGGGGTCTCGACCAGGATGCGACCCTGCGCGAGCTCGCCACCGGCGCCCCCGACGGCATCTGGTCCGACATCTTCGGGTCGCACCTCGCGGCCATGACCGAGCTGACCGCGCAGATCGCGGAGGTGCGCGACACCAACGAGCGTCTGCTCCGCGAGGCCGCGCGCTCCACGCAGGAGACGCTGAGCTCGTTGTCGGGCGCGGGGGAGGACCCCGGCGTGTACGGCGCGGGCGGCGCAGGCCGCGCGGGGGACACCGCGCGCTTCTTCGACACGGAGGCCTGA
- the flgK gene encoding flagellar hook-associated protein FlgK: protein MSTFSGLNTAYTGLVAAKAGLDVVGQNLVNANTQGYTRQRVTTSGVPALSSAGLFSGGVRPGQGVTVDGIQRLDDAALDARVRTTTALSGYTNTRADALATLEQSLNEPGTNGLSAQLQKFWSAWGDVANQAGEQAPAGVLLGQAGSLVTQLQTGYRAVDDQWSTLRTSMDGMASDLNTAATAVADLNGRIRSALASGQSANELLDRRDLLTASIAKLAGGVVRPNDDGTVDVLVGGNALVSGTSTNLVKAAGATRMADAATDPARLEWAYRPGAAISLEGGSIAGAVSTLAPADASGTGGVLAEAAVSYNAFAVTLAQRVNAVHATGATPTGATGLDFFAIDPAQPAALGLSVVPTGVGQIATGTPGAGGTDGSIADAISQLGTGPNAVDKQWSSFVVRVGVASRTEKQQSDLADLATSAATNAQLSGSSVDLDEENMNMLSFQHAYQGAARVMTAVDEALDVLINHTGLVGR, encoded by the coding sequence ATGAGCACCTTCAGCGGCCTGAACACCGCCTACACCGGGCTCGTCGCCGCCAAGGCGGGGCTCGACGTGGTCGGCCAGAACCTCGTGAACGCGAACACGCAGGGCTACACGCGGCAGCGGGTCACGACGTCCGGCGTGCCGGCCCTGTCGTCCGCCGGTCTGTTCAGCGGCGGCGTCCGCCCCGGACAGGGCGTCACCGTCGACGGCATCCAGCGCCTCGACGACGCCGCCCTGGATGCGCGGGTGCGCACGACCACCGCGCTCTCCGGCTACACGAACACCCGTGCCGACGCCCTGGCGACCCTTGAACAGTCGCTCAACGAGCCGGGAACGAACGGACTGTCGGCCCAGCTGCAGAAGTTCTGGTCGGCCTGGGGGGATGTGGCGAACCAGGCGGGGGAGCAGGCGCCCGCCGGCGTGCTGCTCGGCCAGGCGGGAAGCCTCGTCACCCAGCTGCAGACCGGCTACCGGGCCGTCGACGACCAGTGGAGCACGCTCCGCACGTCGATGGACGGCATGGCCTCCGACCTGAACACCGCAGCGACCGCCGTCGCCGACCTCAACGGCCGCATCCGCTCCGCCCTGGCGTCGGGGCAGTCGGCGAACGAGCTGCTCGACCGGCGCGACCTGCTCACCGCATCCATCGCCAAACTCGCCGGCGGTGTCGTCCGGCCGAACGACGACGGCACGGTGGATGTGCTGGTCGGCGGAAACGCGCTGGTGTCCGGGACCAGCACCAACCTCGTGAAGGCAGCGGGCGCCACGCGCATGGCGGATGCCGCGACGGACCCGGCCCGCCTCGAGTGGGCCTACCGGCCGGGTGCCGCGATCTCTCTGGAAGGCGGCTCGATCGCCGGGGCGGTCTCCACCCTCGCACCCGCCGACGCCTCCGGGACCGGGGGAGTGCTGGCCGAAGCGGCCGTGAGCTACAACGCGTTCGCCGTCACGCTCGCCCAGCGGGTGAACGCGGTCCACGCGACGGGTGCGACCCCCACGGGCGCAACGGGGCTCGACTTCTTCGCCATCGACCCCGCCCAGCCGGCCGCACTGGGCCTCTCCGTCGTCCCGACCGGCGTCGGGCAGATCGCGACGGGAACGCCCGGGGCCGGCGGGACGGACGGCAGCATCGCCGACGCCATCAGCCAGCTCGGCACCGGCCCGAACGCGGTCGACAAGCAGTGGTCGTCGTTCGTCGTGCGGGTCGGCGTCGCCAGCCGCACCGAGAAGCAGCAGTCGGACCTCGCCGACCTCGCGACCAGTGCGGCGACCAACGCCCAGCTGTCCGGCTCCTCCGTCGACCTCGACGAGGAGAACATGAACATGCTGTCCTTCCAGCACGCCTACCAGGGCGCCGCGCGCGTGATGACCGCCGTGGACGAAGCCCTCGATGTGCTCATCAACCACACCGGACTCGTCGGGAGATAG
- the flgL gene encoding flagellar hook-associated protein FlgL — protein sequence MISRVTNATQTLNAQRNLQLSLQRQAQLYDQATSRRLLNKPSDDPTATASAMGVRSDAAATAQYQRNVGNGDAWLTTADSALTSVETLMRRVRDLTLQGANDGAMSPEAKESIATELDGLKKSLLSLANTTYLGRTVFAGNSDAGVAFQPDYSFTGTAGSTVERRIGPDTTVRVDADGAAVFGTGSSSVFALIDNTVNDLRTGVNVTPRLAEIDDRMKAIVGEHAEVGGRQTRIDKAKDTLAVGANALEGQRSSLEDVDLSKVILDLKTQDVNYQTAIAVTARVLQPTLMDFLR from the coding sequence GTGATCAGCCGCGTGACCAACGCCACCCAGACTCTCAACGCCCAGCGGAACCTGCAGCTCAGCCTGCAGCGCCAGGCGCAGCTGTACGACCAGGCGACCAGCCGCCGGCTGCTCAACAAGCCGTCGGACGACCCCACGGCGACGGCCAGCGCCATGGGCGTCCGGTCGGATGCGGCAGCCACGGCGCAGTATCAGCGCAACGTCGGCAACGGCGACGCCTGGCTGACCACGGCCGACTCCGCTCTCACCTCCGTCGAGACGCTCATGCGCCGCGTCCGCGACCTCACCCTGCAGGGAGCGAACGACGGCGCCATGTCGCCCGAGGCGAAGGAGTCGATCGCGACGGAGCTCGACGGCCTGAAGAAGAGCCTCCTGTCGCTCGCCAACACCACCTACCTCGGCCGCACGGTGTTCGCGGGCAACTCGGACGCGGGCGTCGCGTTCCAGCCGGACTACTCGTTCACCGGGACGGCGGGAAGTACAGTGGAGCGCAGGATCGGCCCCGACACCACGGTGCGGGTGGATGCGGACGGCGCCGCGGTCTTCGGAACCGGCTCGTCGTCGGTGTTCGCGCTGATCGACAACACCGTGAACGACCTCCGCACGGGTGTGAACGTCACCCCGCGCCTCGCGGAGATCGACGACAGGATGAAGGCGATCGTGGGAGAGCACGCGGAGGTCGGCGGCCGGCAGACCCGGATCGACAAGGCCAAGGACACCCTCGCCGTCGGGGCCAACGCGCTGGAAGGCCAGCGCTCGTCTCTCGAGGACGTCGACCTGAGCAAGGTGATCCTCGACCTCAAGACCCAGGACGTGAACTACCAGACCGCGATCGCCGTCACGGCCCGCGTTCTGCAGCCGACCCTGATGGACTTCCTCCGGTGA
- the fliW gene encoding flagellar assembly protein FliW encodes MSAVRFLTPPPGLEPLDAFDLDPVAGADGLYTLASVERPEIRLFTIDAERHLPGYSPELPDDRAAELGIAEAADALLLVVVTPSREGSTVNLMAPVIVNRASGAALQLVLDDDAFPVRAELAELAGA; translated from the coding sequence GTGAGCGCCGTCCGCTTCCTCACCCCGCCGCCCGGACTGGAGCCCCTGGACGCGTTCGACCTCGACCCGGTCGCCGGCGCGGACGGCCTGTACACGCTCGCCTCCGTCGAGCGGCCCGAGATCCGGCTGTTCACGATCGACGCGGAGCGGCACCTGCCGGGCTACTCCCCGGAGCTGCCGGACGATCGCGCCGCCGAGCTCGGCATCGCCGAGGCGGCGGACGCGCTGCTGCTCGTCGTCGTCACGCCGTCGCGCGAGGGCAGCACCGTCAACCTGATGGCGCCGGTCATCGTCAACCGGGCGAGCGGGGCGGCGCTGCAGCTGGTGCTCGACGACGACGCGTTCCCCGTGCGTGCGGAACTGGCGGAGCTGGCCGGGGCCTAG
- a CDS encoding serine hydrolase domain-containing protein — MRRHTTFGRIALAATAGLVALVLSACTSTAGAKLPEQQKGGFDGAVEKRLSAAITDAMTLADASAGFAGVWAPWAGSWTTAQGTTTRGGSKPVSESMRFRVGQNTTPMTCTVLLQLVDEGEVGLDDPLTKWLPGLVGVEGVTLRELCQDTSGIGDYVAQLNPEFLMNPTRQWPALELASDGIAMQRVGKPGEKWGRSSTNAVLLGMALQNATSRSWQDLYKHYIFDKLGMTASSLPESAQFTVPGPHAAGYSAGLDGAGAIVCEPMRDVSSMSPSQGWTAGGVVSTVSDMKAFGQALASGSLLSEKSRAAQADGIAIGQSWERYGLGMELLGPLRGSSGAVPGYLSAVYTDPASGLTIVVALNNSTAGPGFAQLLAQRLASIVSKTPAKEKGAKVVASLPWSEQQTVDALTKAAPCPAKKAG, encoded by the coding sequence ATGCGACGACACACGACGTTCGGGCGGATCGCGCTCGCCGCGACCGCGGGACTCGTGGCGCTCGTCCTCTCGGCGTGCACCTCCACGGCCGGAGCGAAACTGCCCGAGCAGCAGAAGGGCGGATTCGACGGAGCCGTCGAGAAGCGGCTCTCGGCGGCGATCACCGACGCCATGACGCTCGCGGACGCCTCCGCCGGTTTCGCCGGCGTCTGGGCGCCCTGGGCCGGATCGTGGACGACGGCGCAGGGCACGACGACCCGCGGAGGATCGAAGCCCGTCAGCGAGTCCATGCGCTTCCGTGTCGGCCAGAACACCACGCCGATGACCTGCACGGTTCTGCTGCAACTCGTCGACGAGGGCGAGGTCGGACTCGACGATCCGCTCACCAAGTGGCTGCCCGGGCTGGTCGGGGTGGAGGGCGTCACACTCCGCGAGCTCTGCCAGGACACCTCGGGAATCGGCGACTATGTCGCGCAGCTCAACCCGGAGTTCCTGATGAACCCGACGCGCCAGTGGCCCGCGCTGGAGCTGGCCAGCGATGGGATCGCGATGCAGCGCGTCGGCAAACCCGGAGAGAAGTGGGGCCGCTCGTCCACGAATGCCGTGCTCCTCGGCATGGCCCTGCAGAACGCGACGAGCCGCAGCTGGCAGGACCTCTACAAGCACTACATCTTCGACAAGCTCGGGATGACAGCGAGCTCCCTGCCGGAGAGTGCGCAGTTCACGGTTCCCGGACCCCATGCCGCCGGCTACTCGGCAGGGCTGGACGGGGCGGGCGCCATCGTCTGCGAGCCGATGCGCGACGTCAGCAGCATGTCGCCGTCGCAGGGGTGGACCGCGGGCGGAGTGGTCTCGACCGTCTCGGACATGAAGGCCTTCGGGCAGGCGCTCGCGTCCGGCAGCCTCCTCAGCGAGAAGTCGCGCGCTGCCCAGGCCGACGGAATCGCGATCGGCCAGTCGTGGGAGCGCTATGGGCTCGGGATGGAGCTGCTCGGACCCCTGCGCGGGAGCAGCGGTGCGGTGCCGGGCTACCTCTCGGCGGTGTACACGGACCCGGCGTCGGGTCTGACGATCGTGGTCGCGCTCAACAACTCGACGGCCGGGCCGGGATTCGCCCAGCTCCTGGCTCAGCGCCTCGCCTCCATCGTCTCCAAGACGCCGGCGAAGGAGAAGGGCGCGAAGGTCGTCGCCTCGCTGCCCTGGTCGGAGCAGCAGACGGTCGATGCGTTGACGAAGGCGGCGCCCTGCCCGGCGAAGAAGGCCGGATAG
- a CDS encoding DUF4383 domain-containing protein has translation MRTSPNRLVATIFGAVYLLVGLLGFAVTGGVGFVATKGGLLLGIFEVNPLHNIAHLLIGAALLIAGLTRVAAAKAVNTTIGAVYLLLGIVGFFLVGTGANILALNTPDHFLHLVSAIVLLGTGLGADRGTRATTAAA, from the coding sequence ATGCGCACATCTCCGAACCGGCTCGTCGCCACTATTTTCGGAGCGGTCTACCTGCTGGTGGGGCTGCTCGGGTTCGCTGTCACCGGAGGCGTCGGCTTCGTCGCCACCAAGGGCGGTCTGCTCCTGGGCATCTTCGAGGTCAACCCGCTTCACAACATCGCCCACCTCCTCATCGGCGCGGCCCTGCTGATCGCCGGCCTGACCCGCGTCGCCGCCGCCAAGGCCGTGAACACCACGATCGGAGCGGTCTACCTCCTCCTCGGCATCGTCGGCTTCTTCCTGGTCGGCACGGGCGCGAACATCCTCGCTCTGAACACGCCCGACCACTTCCTCCACCTGGTGAGCGCGATCGTCCTCCTCGGAACCGGCCTCGGCGCCGACCGCGGAACGCGCGCCACGACGGCCGCCGCCTGA
- a CDS encoding FHA domain-containing protein, translating to MAVTFVLDFSDGQHVETSGNGVIGRNPAVHTPGTEMDDPGHVQLITIQDDVKSVSRAHLAFGQYDGVFWVMDLGSANGTTITYPGEGTFACDPNTRHEVDPGSIVRFGGESFALTRR from the coding sequence GTGGCGGTGACCTTCGTGCTGGACTTCAGCGACGGGCAGCATGTCGAGACGAGCGGCAACGGTGTGATCGGCCGCAATCCGGCCGTGCACACGCCGGGCACCGAGATGGACGACCCGGGCCACGTCCAGCTGATCACGATCCAGGACGACGTGAAGTCGGTGTCCCGCGCCCACCTGGCGTTCGGCCAGTACGACGGCGTGTTCTGGGTGATGGACCTGGGGTCGGCCAACGGCACGACAATCACGTACCCGGGCGAAGGCACGTTCGCCTGCGACCCGAACACGCGGCACGAGGTCGACCCCGGGTCGATCGTGCGGTTCGGCGGGGAGTCCTTTGCGCTGACCCGTCGCTGA
- a CDS encoding ATP-dependent DNA helicase, producing the protein MGRLSLSPEQQAVYELIEHTREHVFVTGRAGTGKSTLLNHLSWNTEKSIVISAPTGVAALNVGGQTIHSLFRLPIGVIADHAIDQSAELRKLLNSIDTLVIDEVSMVNADLMDAVDRSLRQARQRAGEPFGGVQVVLFGDPYQLAPVPGDREERAYFADTYRSMWFFDARVWQETDLRIVELLQVHRQHESDFRFMLNAVRHGQVTKEIADRLNEVGARPAPDDGTITLATRNDTVNRINAHALERLPGRVLTAKAEVSGDFGGRNYPADESLELKVGAQVMFLRNDVGQGDGPRWVNGTIGTVTRIDSNVYVDVDGEVHEVEPAIWEKFRYTWSPETKKLTKDVVAEFTQFPLRLAWAVTIHKSQGKTYDAAIVDLGTRAFTSGQTYVALSRITTLEGLYLTRPLRPSDITVDPDVERFMRDARPVTMPVAGAQAG; encoded by the coding sequence ATGGGCCGGCTTTCCCTCTCGCCGGAGCAGCAGGCGGTGTACGAGCTCATCGAGCACACCCGCGAGCATGTCTTCGTGACCGGCCGTGCCGGAACCGGCAAGTCGACGCTGCTCAACCACCTCTCCTGGAACACCGAGAAGTCCATCGTGATCTCGGCCCCGACGGGTGTGGCCGCCCTGAACGTCGGCGGCCAGACCATCCACTCGTTGTTCCGTCTGCCGATCGGTGTCATCGCCGACCACGCCATCGACCAGAGCGCCGAGCTGCGCAAGCTGCTGAACAGCATCGACACGCTCGTCATCGACGAGGTGTCGATGGTCAACGCCGACCTGATGGATGCGGTGGACCGCAGCCTGCGCCAGGCGCGCCAGCGCGCCGGGGAGCCGTTCGGGGGCGTCCAGGTCGTGCTGTTCGGCGATCCGTACCAGCTGGCGCCCGTGCCGGGCGACCGCGAAGAGCGCGCCTACTTCGCCGACACCTACCGCTCGATGTGGTTCTTCGACGCGCGCGTGTGGCAGGAGACCGACCTGCGGATCGTCGAGCTGCTGCAGGTGCACCGTCAGCACGAGTCCGACTTCCGGTTCATGCTCAACGCGGTGCGACACGGCCAGGTGACCAAGGAGATCGCGGACCGCCTCAACGAGGTGGGCGCCCGGCCGGCACCCGACGACGGCACCATCACCCTCGCGACCCGCAACGACACGGTGAACCGCATCAACGCGCACGCGCTGGAGCGGCTGCCGGGCCGCGTGCTCACGGCGAAGGCCGAGGTCAGCGGCGACTTCGGCGGGCGCAACTACCCGGCGGACGAGTCACTCGAGCTCAAGGTGGGCGCCCAGGTGATGTTCCTCCGCAACGATGTCGGGCAGGGCGACGGGCCGCGCTGGGTGAACGGCACCATCGGCACGGTGACGCGCATCGACTCCAACGTCTACGTGGATGTGGACGGGGAGGTGCACGAGGTCGAACCGGCGATCTGGGAGAAGTTCCGTTACACCTGGTCGCCCGAGACGAAGAAGCTGACGAAGGACGTGGTGGCGGAGTTCACGCAGTTCCCGCTGCGGCTGGCCTGGGCGGTCACCATCCACAAGTCGCAGGGCAAGACGTACGACGCGGCGATCGTCGACCTCGGCACGCGCGCGTTCACCTCGGGCCAGACCTATGTCGCCCTGAGCCGGATCACGACGCTCGAGGGGCTCTACCTGACGAGACCGCTGCGGCCGAGCGACATCACGGTCGACCCGGACGTCGAGCGCTTCATGCGCGATGCCCGGCCGGTGACGATGCCGGTCGCCGGCGCGCAGGCCGGATGA
- a CDS encoding cytochrome c oxidase assembly protein produces the protein MIAALAFGGGAAAPLLADPGALVRWGLPAATLVVNLSLAGTVGALVLACFAFSPDRDEYGNALDFAAGSAAVMTVASAATGLLTFVSVSNVPWSFDATFSNGLSSFITSVSLGQAWLGITLIAAAVTVLCFAVRNQTAIVFVTLLAMATVVPMAQQGHSAEAAGHDAAVTSFGLHVLFAAIWLGGLVTLIVVKQRLGNGRLVTVLERYSTVALICFVVVAASGYVNAELRVGTLAELATPYGILVLVKVAALVVLGLFGLAQRRYFIGRLKQSGEPRSFWWIVVAELAFMGIASGVAAALARTVTPVPETRAATPTPAEILTGEKLPPALTWDRLFTSWNFDLLWVLACAFGLFFYFAAVWRLRKRGDKWPIYRTVLWTLGIVLLFYITNGGVNVYEKYLFSAHMSAHMVLTMGVPLLLVPGAPITLAARAIRKRRDGSRGGREWLLLAVHSRFASVISNPIVAAVLFAGSLWVFYYTPVFRWATTDHIGHEWMIVHFLITGYLFVQSLIGIDPVKYRLPYPFRLLLLLLTMAFHAFFGLSIMQMHGLLLADWFGAMGRIWGDSPLVDQQAGGGIAWSIGEIPTVILAIVVAIQWSRSDERETKRRDRNADRTGDAELNAYNERLARMADRDRVSR, from the coding sequence ATGATCGCCGCCCTCGCGTTCGGCGGAGGTGCCGCGGCCCCGCTGCTCGCGGACCCGGGCGCTCTCGTGCGGTGGGGACTCCCGGCGGCGACCCTCGTGGTCAATCTGAGCCTGGCGGGCACGGTGGGCGCGCTCGTCCTGGCGTGCTTCGCGTTCAGCCCGGATCGCGACGAGTACGGCAACGCACTCGACTTCGCCGCGGGCAGCGCCGCGGTGATGACGGTCGCCTCCGCCGCGACGGGCCTGCTCACGTTCGTCAGCGTGTCGAATGTGCCCTGGTCGTTCGATGCGACGTTCAGCAACGGGCTGAGCTCGTTCATCACGAGCGTGTCGCTCGGCCAGGCGTGGCTCGGGATCACGCTCATCGCCGCGGCCGTCACGGTGCTCTGCTTCGCCGTGCGCAATCAGACCGCGATCGTCTTCGTCACCCTGCTGGCCATGGCGACCGTCGTGCCGATGGCGCAGCAGGGCCACAGTGCCGAGGCGGCCGGTCACGACGCCGCGGTGACCTCGTTCGGACTTCACGTGCTGTTCGCGGCGATCTGGCTGGGCGGCCTGGTGACGCTCATCGTGGTCAAGCAGCGGCTGGGGAACGGGCGTCTCGTCACCGTCCTCGAGCGCTACTCGACGGTCGCGCTGATCTGCTTCGTCGTCGTGGCGGCCTCGGGGTACGTCAACGCCGAGCTCCGCGTCGGAACGCTCGCCGAGCTGGCGACGCCGTACGGCATCCTGGTGCTGGTCAAAGTCGCCGCGCTGGTCGTGCTCGGCCTCTTCGGTCTCGCCCAGCGGCGCTACTTCATCGGGCGGCTCAAGCAGTCCGGCGAGCCGCGGAGCTTCTGGTGGATCGTCGTGGCCGAGCTGGCGTTCATGGGCATCGCGTCCGGTGTCGCCGCAGCGCTCGCCCGAACGGTCACGCCGGTGCCGGAGACGCGCGCGGCCACCCCGACGCCCGCCGAGATCCTCACGGGCGAGAAGCTGCCTCCCGCTCTCACCTGGGACCGCCTCTTCACGTCGTGGAACTTCGACCTGCTCTGGGTGCTCGCCTGCGCTTTCGGCCTGTTCTTCTACTTCGCCGCGGTCTGGCGGCTGCGGAAGCGCGGCGATAAGTGGCCGATCTACCGCACGGTGCTGTGGACGCTGGGCATCGTCCTGCTCTTCTACATCACCAACGGCGGCGTCAACGTCTACGAGAAGTACCTCTTCTCGGCGCACATGTCCGCCCACATGGTGCTGACGATGGGCGTGCCCCTGCTGCTCGTCCCCGGTGCCCCGATCACGCTGGCGGCGCGGGCGATCCGGAAGCGCCGCGACGGCTCGCGCGGCGGCCGCGAGTGGCTGCTGCTCGCGGTGCACTCGCGCTTCGCGTCGGTGATCTCCAACCCGATCGTCGCGGCGGTCCTGTTCGCCGGCTCGCTCTGGGTCTTCTACTACACACCCGTCTTCCGCTGGGCGACGACCGACCACATCGGGCACGAGTGGATGATCGTGCACTTCCTGATCACCGGCTACCTGTTCGTGCAGTCGCTGATCGGCATCGACCCGGTCAAGTACCGGCTGCCGTACCCGTTCCGGCTGCTCCTCCTGCTGCTCACGATGGCGTTCCACGCCTTCTTCGGGCTTTCGATCATGCAGATGCACGGCCTGCTGCTCGCGGACTGGTTCGGCGCGATGGGCCGCATCTGGGGCGACTCCCCGCTGGTCGACCAGCAGGCCGGCGGCGGGATCGCGTGGAGCATCGGCGAGATCCCGACCGTCATCCTCGCCATCGTCGTGGCGATCCAGTGGAGCCGCAGCGACGAGCGCGAGACGAAGCGGCGCGATCGGAACGCGGACCGGACGGGCGACGCCGAGCTGAACGCTTACAACGAGCGGCTGGCGCGCATGGCCGACCGCGATCGCGTCTCCCGCTGA
- a CDS encoding HU family DNA-binding protein — protein MADNLNKTELVAAVAAASGQSQATVSSVVDAFFSTISETVAKGGKVTIPGWLAAERSETAARTGRNPQTGEEISIPAGHRVKLTAGSKLKAAVK, from the coding sequence ATGGCTGACAACCTGAACAAGACCGAGCTCGTTGCTGCCGTCGCTGCGGCGTCGGGTCAGAGCCAGGCCACCGTCTCGAGCGTCGTCGACGCGTTCTTCAGCACCATCAGCGAGACCGTCGCCAAGGGCGGCAAGGTCACCATCCCCGGCTGGCTCGCCGCCGAGCGCAGCGAGACCGCTGCCCGCACCGGCCGCAACCCGCAGACCGGCGAGGAGATCTCGATCCCGGCCGGCCACCGCGTCAAGCTGACCGCGGGCTCGAAGCTCAAGGCTGCCGTCAAGTAG
- the rpsN gene encoding 30S ribosomal protein S14, with protein sequence MAKKSKIAKNEQRKVIVERYAAKRAELKKALVDPNGTDESREAARIGLQKLPRDASPIRVRNRDAVDGRPRGNLSKFGISRVRFRDMAHRGELPGITKSSW encoded by the coding sequence ATGGCCAAGAAGTCAAAGATCGCCAAGAACGAGCAGCGCAAGGTCATCGTCGAGCGCTACGCCGCGAAGCGCGCCGAGCTGAAGAAGGCCCTGGTCGACCCGAACGGGACCGACGAGTCCCGCGAGGCCGCCCGCATCGGCCTGCAGAAGCTCCCCCGCGACGCCTCGCCGATCCGCGTGCGCAACCGCGACGCGGTCGACGGCCGTCCGCGCGGAAACCTCAGCAAGTTCGGCATCTCGCGTGTCCGTTTCCGTGACATGGCGCACCGCGGCGAGCTGCCCGGCATCACCAAGTCGAGCTGGTAA
- the rpmG gene encoding 50S ribosomal protein L33, whose amino-acid sequence MAKQQDIRPIIKLRSTAGTGYTYVTRKNRRNDPDRLVLKKYDPVVRKHVDFREER is encoded by the coding sequence ATGGCGAAGCAGCAGGACATCCGTCCGATCATCAAGCTCCGTTCGACGGCGGGCACCGGGTACACCTACGTGACCCGCAAGAACCGTCGCAACGACCCCGACCGACTCGTGCTCAAGAAGTACGACCCCGTAGTGCGCAAGCACGTCGACTTCCGAGAGGAGCGCTAA
- the rpmB gene encoding 50S ribosomal protein L28 — protein MAAVCQVTGAVPGFGHNISHSHRRTKRRFDPNIQKKTYYVPSLRRNVTLTLSAKGIKVIDARGIESVVKDLLARGEKI, from the coding sequence ATGGCAGCAGTGTGCCAGGTGACTGGAGCCGTTCCCGGCTTCGGTCACAACATCTCGCACTCGCACCGTCGCACGAAGCGCCGGTTCGACCCGAACATCCAGAAGAAGACGTACTACGTTCCGTCGCTTCGCCGTAACGTCACCCTGACGCTGAGCGCCAAGGGCATCAAGGTCATCGACGCCCGTGGCATCGAGTCCGTCGTCAAGGACCTCCTGGCTCGTGGGGAGAAGATCTAA